The sequence GAGAGGGCTCGTAATGATCTTCTCAAAGATCACAAGATGCTGAAGTGGCAGGCAGGATAGGGGGAGGACCTGTAGGTTTTTGTGAAAGGGATGCTCTTATCATGTTATtgctgaaaagaaaaagaaaattcctctattttttttatgtCGATTCATCCATACTTCCATTCTTTGTAGAGGGAGGCTAACTGCTTGCCGGCTGGGAGCTGTATGAGCGGTAACGTCCACGTACGGCTCCGTGAGAAGGGCGGTGGACAGAAATGGCCTTGTTGTACCTCACTCTCGTCTTCAATGGGGTctgctcttttttttttgggaGAGTATGCCAATATGATCTTAATGAGGTGCGGGGCTTTGCATCTGACATTCGTTGGGCTTCCCTCTTCGGGAGCCTGCGTCCCGGCGTTTTTGTGCATGCAATAAACCCCTCCGGCCGAAGACTAGTGGTAGGTGGTCCCGCAGAGCTTTCGGAGAAGGGTAGCCTAGTGTGTAAGCACAGCAATGAACCGCGGCGAACCCTCAGACGACCTATCTAAGATTAGGGGGGAGATCCTCAGTAGTGGTGACCCTTTCACTCTTCCTTCCACGGACTGATACATGTACCGAATGCTCATACGGGAAAGTTGACTCCTGGGTCTGGAACGAAGTCTCCGAAAAATCCTTTCTTTCTCGTCCACTCAGGGGGTGCGGACACACCAGCGCGGATTACAGGTGACGGTTACAAGAATGGCGGGGAAGTGAACAGTACCCGACGACATTCAGGGATGGATGTAGACCCATCGGGCAGGGATAATCATTCCGGTCCTGGGAGAGGTGGCGACCATTCTCAAGAACTGAGCGGAAGCCTTATGAGTCACTGAAACGACGGCGGAGGGCCTTGATCTATCAATAGAGGGAGCAAAAAACGGGCTTTGCTCCCCTTTACAAtatgaagaaagaaataagggtCGAAGTTTAGACCGCTTACAGTAGTTCTACCTATAGAAAAGATCATGAAAGAGGCGATCAGAATGGTACTCGAATCCATTTATGATCCCGAGTTTCCAGACACATCGCACTTCCGCTCGGGTCGAGGCCGCTACTCGGCCCTAAGACGGATCAAAGAAGAGTGGGGAACCTCTCGCTGGTTTTTGGAATTCGACATCAGGAAGTGTTTTCACACCATCGACCGACATCGACTCATCCCAATCTTTAAGGAAGAGATCGACGATCCCAAGTTCTTTGACTCCATTCATAAAGTCTTTTCCGCCGGACGACTCGTAGGAGGTGAGAAGGGCCCTTACTCCGTCCCACACAGTGTACTACTATCGGCCCTACCAGGCAACATCTACCTACACAAGCTCGATCAGGAGATAGGAAGGATCCGACAAAAGTACGAAATTCCGAGAAGAAGATCGGTTCTATTAAGGACAGGTCGTATTGATGACCAAGAAAACTCTGGAGAAGAAGCAAGCTTCAACGCTCCCCAAGACAACAGAGCCATCATTGTGGGGAGGGTCAAGAGCATTCAACGCAAAGCGGCCTTTCATTCCCTTGTTTCGTCGTGGCACACCCCCCACACAAGCACCCCCCGGCGAAGGGGGGACCAGAAAACGCCTTTCGTTTTCCCCCCTTCGTCGGCCCTTGCCGCCTTCCTTAACAAGCCCTCGAGCCTCCTTTGCGCCGCCTTCTTCATAGAAGCCGCCGGGTTGACCCCGAAGGCCGAATTCTATGGTAGAGAATTGAATAATAATTGGGCCATGAGAGACCTTATTAAGTATTGCAAAAGAAAGGGCCTGCTGATAGAGCTGGGTGGGGAGGCGAGACTAGTTATCAGGTCAGAGAGAGGCCTGGCCCGTAAACTGGCCCCCTTCCAAATTCAAAACCATTATTTCATAAGGATTTGTTACGTGCGATATGCCGACGACTTACTACTGGGAATCGTGGGTGCCGTAGAGCTTCTCATAGAAATACAAAAACGTATCGCCCACTTCCTACAATCCGGCCTGAACCTTTGGGTAGGCTCTGCAGGATCAACAACAATAGCTGCACGGAGTACGGTAGAATTCCCCGGTACGGTCATTCGGGAAGTCCCTCCGAGGACGACTCCCAAACAATTCTTGCGAGAGCTGGAGAAGCGTCTACGGGTAAAGCACCGTATCCATATAACTGTTTGCCACCTACGCTCCGCCATCCATTCCAAGTTTAGGAACCTAGGGAATAGTATCCCGATCCAACAGCTGACGAAGGGGATGAGCGAAACAGGGAGTCTACTGGACGGGGTTCCACTAGCGGAGACTCTTGGAACTGCTGGAGTAAGAAGTCCCCAAGTAAGCGTATTCTGGGGGACCTTCCAGCACATCTGGCAAGGATCAAGGGGGATCTCGTTGTTGCATAGCTCAGGTCGGAGCAACGCGCCATCGGACGTTCAAGAGGCAGTCGCACGATCGGGCATGAGTGTCCGGAGGTTGTCATTGTATACTCCCGCGGGTCGGAAGGCGGCGGGGGGAGGGCACTGGGCGGGATCTATCAGCTGCGAATTCCCCATACAAATAGAGGCGCCTATCAAAAAGATACTCCGAAGGCTTCGGGATCGAGGTATCATTAGCCGAAGAAGACCCAGGCCAATCCACGTGGCCTGCTTGACGAACGTCAGCGACGGAGACATCGTAAATTGGTCTGCGGGCATCGCGATAAGTCCTCTGTCCTACTACAGGTGCCGCGACAACCTTTACCAAGTCCGAATGATTGTCGACCACCAGATCCGCTGGTCTGCAATATTCACCTTAGCCCACAAGCACAAATCCTCGGCGCGGAATATAATCCCCAAGTACTCCAAAGACTCAAATATAGTAAATAAAGAAGGTGGTAAGACCCTTGCAGAGTTCCCCAACAGCATAGAGCTTGGGAAGCTCGGACCCGGTCAAGATCCGAACAACAAGGAGCACTCCACTACAAGTCTAGTCGTTttttttctattagtttagttgcGATGCGGACAGGCGTTTACTTATGAGATTAGTTGAGTAGGCTTGCGTTAGTTGTCTGCTAAAAGATAGCTAGTTTTGGGGCTTTCGACATAAATCAAAAAGCCTATCCGGCTTGGCTTCGCTATACTTGTATTGTAGTCGGCCTGGAATGCCTTTGTAGTCTTTTTAATGCTAATGCCTTCTtccttcattcattttcttttagTTGCGGCAGCTTCCGCGCCAGCAAGATACGGACGGCGAAGCCAAAGCAATACTAAACAAGCGAAAAAAGCCCTTTCTATTCTATTAGTAAAGCCTAAACTTATTGAAAACTAAAGCGCTAACGAGCAAGAAAACGGGAAGGTTGGTTCGAGGACCCGTTGGTCAAAGGAAAGGGGGGGTCCTTCTTCCGGGGCGGAGCCGTATGACGCGAGAGTCTCACGTACGGTTCCTTTGAGAAGGGTGTGATACCACCACCTATCAGGCCCGACGAGCGGTCCACGGAGCTGCATCCCTACTCACCTGGTCCATGCACATCGCTCTCTCCAGGAGGTTGGCCGCCTATCCTAGATCTTCCCATTTTCAAGAGGATCCCGGGCTTGATCTGGTTTAGTATCAAGGTGATTctgtttctttttctatatatatgggTCCGCGCAGCATTTCCACGATATCGTTATGATCAATTAATGGGACTTGGCCGGAAAGTGTTCTTGCCTCTATCATTAGCTCGGGTAGTCGCCGTTTCTGGTGTTTCAGTCACCTTTCCATGGCTCCCTTAATTATGTGCTAGGAATTTCCCTCTTGCTTGAGTAATGGGAAGCGGGCTAGTCCCCGAAAATGCCCGTTCGCCTGTCGTTGGGGATCAAAATCTTACTTGCTGAAACAGTACTTGTAGGATTGCATTTTCAAAACCtttagagaaagagagaaagggcATTTATTTATTAGATGAAGAGGCGTAAACGGTGATCATTGCAGTTGTTTAAAGAGGTTCAGGGCAAAGAAATAAGGCATTTCAAAATTGCATCTGATTCAATAGCAGGGGATTTAATAAGAGCTAGGAGAAGAGCAGATTCGTGCAAAACAAAAGAGCTAACATCCGATTTGTGAACAGACCGGCTCGGGACAGGCTTGCTTGCTTTCCAGAGTTCTCCCGGTAAGAAGTAGGCATATCCGTGCTTTGAGTCTGTAGAAGAAAGTGAGGAACTTAACCTTTGTCGCAGATCTGCTGTGAATTCTGTTCAACTGTTCAGAAGAATTGCTTTTATATTACTTAACTGACTCCGGTAGGTCTATCTCATAAGGACCCTTTTCTGGTAATGGAAAGGATGCAGTCAAAGACCAGAGAATCATTCCATTTTGCTTAAAGCATGCCAGTCTTGTTTGAGTCGCTACTCATGCCCGGTTTACCAGGGTCTTCTATGTAATACCAATTAGTGGAAAAAGAAGGGTTTGATCCTGGCTCGGGTATCATAACAGCGTATTCTATCTAAGAGCATATTCTATAAAATAAGTTCCTGCGCCAGTAATATTCGTGCTCGCATTGCCCGTTGGCATCTTCGGGTGTCTACTTCCAGCGGATCTGTGGGTATTCAAAGTAGAGTTTCGGGGCTTCGTTCTTCCAGTTCTGCAAGCTTTCTTGATATCCCTTCGTTAGCCTTTTTTAATTCAGCTACCAGTGAATCCTGTTGTTTGAGGAACTCTGCATCTTTGGCTTGTAAGTACCGAATTTCAACAGCTAGCtgctctctttcttcttcaatctttgaGAGCTTCCAgggaatttctttttttttttcctgatCTAAGGCACTCTCGCAGTTAGAAGTCTTTTCAGAAGCAGTAGCCCAGCCGATTACTGAGGCTTTGGGAGATTTTATCGAACTTCTTGCTCCCTTCTCTGGATAGGGGTGCTTCCCTTTTTCTAAACCATCCGGGATGCTAGTTTTCTGAGGATGATTCTTTCGCGTAAGTCAGGGGAGTGTTGAACCAGAGTAGAAATGACCTTTTTCAGCATCGCTGTGAGAGCATCCGGGCGATGAATCGAGGTAGCACAGTGTTAAAAACGACCCACCCTAACCGTATCGGAACGGAAGATCGGAAGAGTCTGACCTGGTCGAACAGAAGCCATTTATTCTACCGTTTCGCCCATATTCACTAATTCAAATACGGGGGTTATGATGACAACGCAATAATTTGCCTCGTTCAAGGGTCAAGCCACATGCGAACCTTAATCCTCTTATGTTCATGAGATGGCTTTCGCTGCCTGGGCTACTAGTATTTAGTGGTATCGGTTGAAAC is a genomic window of Arachis ipaensis cultivar K30076 chromosome B06, Araip1.1, whole genome shotgun sequence containing:
- the LOC110263417 gene encoding LOW QUALITY PROTEIN: uncharacterized protein LOC110263417 (The sequence of the model RefSeq protein was modified relative to this genomic sequence to represent the inferred CDS: inserted 3 bases in 2 codons); the protein is MSSGTVHFPAILVTVTCNPRWCVRTPXSGRERKDFSETSFQTQESTFPYEHSIGRLRVRRGSLLCLHTRLPFSESSAGPPTTSLRPEGFIACTKTPGRRLPKREAQRMSDAKPRTSLRSYWHTLPKKKEQTPLKTRVRYNKAISVHRPSHGAVRGRYRSYSSQPASXVSLPLQRMEVWMNRHKKNRGIFFFFSAIT
- the LOC107604687 gene encoding uncharacterized protein LOC107604687 gives rise to the protein MKEAIRMVLESIYDPEFPDTSHFRSGRGRYSALRRIKEEWGTSRWFLEFDIRKCFHTIDRHRLIPIFKEEIDDPKFFDSIHKVFSAGRLVGGEKGPYSVPHSVLLSALPGNIYLHKLDQEIGRIRQKYEIPRRRSVLLRTGRIDDQENSGEEASFNAPQDNRAIIVGRVKSIQRKAAFHSLVSSWHTPHTSTPRRRGDQKTPFVFPPSSALAAFLNKPSSLLCAAFFIEAAGLTPKAEFYGRELNNNWAMRDLIKYCKRKGLLIELGGEARLVIRSERGLARKLAPFQIQNHYFIRICYVRYADDLLLGIVGAVELLIEIQKRIAHFLQSGLNLWVGSAGSTTIAARSTVEFPGTVIREVPPRTTPKQFLRELEKRLRVKHRIHITVCHLRSAIHSKFRNLGNSIPIQQLTKGMSETGSLLDGVPLAETLGTAGVRSPQVSVFWGTFQHIWQGSRGISLLHSSGRSNAPSDVQEAVARSGMSVRRLSLYTPAGRKAAGGGHWAGSISCEFPIQIEAPIKKILRRLRDRGIISRRRPRPIHVACLTNVSDGDIVNWSAGIAISPLSYYRCRDNLYQVRMIVDHQIRWSAIFTLAHKHKSSARNIIPKYSKDSNIVNKEGGKTLAEFPNSIELGKLGPGQDPNNKEHSTTSLVVFFLLV